A single window of Paenibacillus sp. FSL H8-0537 DNA harbors:
- a CDS encoding ABC transporter permease, with protein MIRLIRAEQLKIYSRPMVWAIAIIFVIIVLMTALFNIDKRNDSQTDTWKTVINEENQLLKEQMKEAPEDVLPYLNSQIQRNEYALENGVSPHRMTSWKFVSLVSNFLPFVTLFTLIVASDIVASEFKWDTMKLLLIRPVSRYKILLAKYCSVLMFSALLICMIFLSSWIIGAILFGIDGASEPFIFSKDKQNYQDIPMVMHVLISYGLKIITLCVIVTMAFVISILFRSNSLAIAFSVFILFGGNMISAFLSRIQPEFAKYFLFSHLNLETYFTGTPTVEGVTLSFSLIVLSGYMLCFYAAGWFVFTRREMS; from the coding sequence TTGATAAGGCTTATAAGAGCAGAGCAACTTAAAATATACAGCCGTCCTATGGTATGGGCCATAGCTATCATTTTTGTAATCATTGTTTTGATGACGGCACTGTTTAATATCGATAAAAGGAACGATTCTCAAACAGACACTTGGAAAACCGTTATAAACGAAGAAAATCAATTGTTAAAAGAACAAATGAAGGAGGCTCCAGAGGATGTTCTGCCCTATTTAAATTCACAAATTCAACGTAACGAGTATGCCTTGGAAAATGGAGTGTCTCCCCATCGCATGACTTCTTGGAAATTTGTAAGCCTAGTCTCCAATTTCCTTCCATTCGTCACGTTATTTACGCTTATTGTTGCCAGTGATATCGTAGCTAGTGAATTTAAATGGGACACCATGAAGCTGCTGCTCATACGTCCAGTTAGCCGATATAAAATATTGTTAGCCAAATATTGTTCCGTCCTTATGTTCTCAGCCTTGCTTATCTGTATGATATTTCTTTCATCTTGGATTATTGGAGCCATTTTATTTGGGATCGATGGTGCATCAGAACCATTCATATTTTCAAAGGATAAACAAAATTATCAGGATATCCCTATGGTTATGCATGTATTAATTTCATATGGATTAAAAATCATTACCCTTTGCGTTATTGTCACTATGGCATTTGTCATCTCTATACTGTTTCGAAGTAATTCTCTTGCCATTGCTTTCTCAGTATTCATCTTGTTTGGCGGCAATATGATCTCTGCCTTTTTAAGTCGAATTCAACCGGAATTCGCAAAATATTTTTTATTTTCTCATTTGAATCTAGAAACTTACTTTACAGGTACCCCAACGGTAGAAGGTGTTACCTTGTCATTTTCACTGATTGTTCTTTCTGGTTATATGCTATGTTTTTACGCAGCCGGCTGGTTCGTATTCACTAGAAGGGAAATGAGCTAA
- a CDS encoding discoidin domain-containing protein: MFKKTSLTLTSFLLSASLLASSLTVAAGAASAAPTITPAVAYQASAAAVSSITLADMPANLKNSIEWVWTNRMVTEGSTTRKNLIFDQIFAGKGTINYVVRWQSGKNLTLQQRKDLAAMLQRQMNNWTKHLKDYDGWPYGDIQVKIVGWAVANSAQILNKQADEIIYTDYITDQLSTSNPAIPSKLPVAPSALSRFDHFTNPNYVYPGGLDKRFDMYLWATSGFGGGAGGDWGQRMSDDYILSTVNSNEIQITEHEIGHGFGLTDFYEVNERPPGGFPVPTIMWAGNSPTITSWDIWMLRYTWSQIKKDASRFPATTDNGNTNLSNIALSASVTSSYVSPWESISALNDGFDPIHSNDRNHAVYGNWPETGTQWVQYTFNKSYTVTQSDVYWFKDNGGIDVPSSYKIKYWTGSAWVDVQNAVGLGTSINQYNTTTFTPVTTTSLRIEMVSKNPASTGILEWKVKASS; encoded by the coding sequence ATGTTTAAGAAAACCAGCCTCACCTTGACTTCCTTCTTGCTCTCGGCTTCCCTGCTTGCAAGCAGTCTTACAGTCGCAGCAGGCGCAGCCTCAGCAGCTCCAACGATTACGCCAGCGGTCGCTTACCAAGCTTCAGCCGCGGCGGTCAGCAGCATTACGCTTGCCGACATGCCTGCCAATCTCAAAAACTCCATTGAATGGGTATGGACCAATCGCATGGTAACGGAAGGCTCGACGACTCGCAAAAACTTGATTTTCGATCAAATATTTGCTGGAAAAGGTACGATTAATTACGTCGTGCGCTGGCAATCAGGCAAAAACTTGACGCTTCAGCAGCGCAAGGACCTTGCCGCCATGCTGCAGCGCCAGATGAACAACTGGACGAAGCATTTGAAAGATTATGACGGCTGGCCTTACGGAGACATTCAAGTGAAAATCGTTGGCTGGGCCGTAGCCAATTCTGCGCAAATTTTAAATAAGCAAGCAGATGAAATCATCTATACAGACTATATAACGGACCAACTGAGCACCTCTAATCCTGCTATCCCATCGAAGCTGCCTGTCGCACCGAGCGCTTTGTCGCGCTTTGATCATTTTACGAACCCCAACTATGTTTATCCGGGCGGACTCGACAAGCGCTTTGATATGTATTTATGGGCAACGTCAGGCTTTGGCGGCGGAGCAGGCGGCGATTGGGGACAGCGTATGTCCGATGATTACATTTTGAGCACCGTTAACTCCAATGAAATTCAAATTACAGAGCATGAAATCGGCCATGGCTTCGGTTTAACCGACTTTTATGAAGTGAATGAGCGTCCTCCTGGCGGCTTCCCAGTTCCAACGATTATGTGGGCAGGAAATTCACCAACGATTACGAGCTGGGACATTTGGATGCTGCGATATACGTGGAGCCAAATTAAAAAGGATGCTTCCCGCTTCCCAGCTACAACCGATAATGGCAATACGAATTTGAGCAACATTGCGCTTAGCGCTTCCGTTACATCCTCTTATGTGTCCCCTTGGGAAAGTATAAGCGCGTTAAATGACGGCTTTGATCCGATTCATTCCAATGACCGCAACCATGCTGTTTATGGAAACTGGCCGGAAACGGGGACGCAATGGGTCCAATATACATTTAATAAAAGCTACACCGTTACACAATCCGATGTTTACTGGTTCAAGGACAATGGCGGCATCGACGTGCCAAGCTCATATAAAATCAAATATTGGACTGGCAGCGCCTGGGTTGACGTCCAAAACGCCGTTGGCCTTGGAACGAGCATCAACCAATACAATACAACAACGTTTACTCCCGTAACAACGACATCGCTGCGAATCGAAATGGTATCGAAAAACCCGGCATCCACCGGCATTTTAGAGTGGAAGGTCAAAGCTTCCAGCTAG
- a CDS encoding ABC transporter ATP-binding protein encodes MLTVQQVSKRFGSFSALEDINLEFTNGVYGLLAPNGAGKTTLIKMLVTLLFPSEGEILYNGENIIKADERYREQLGYLPQQFGYYKHYSPRNYLLYIAALKGMRAADAKPRIAELLKLVALEDVMDKKMRKFSGGMIQRVGIAQAMLNDPRILILDEPTAGLDPKERVRFRNMLAQLARNRIVILSTHIVSDVESIADEIIMIKDKRVLHKRPIADICRLLAGMVYETTVDYEEADHFRGNYLSISERQEQGRLKIRFISSGEPQPDWTIAIPNLEDVFIYIYQDEAQADETP; translated from the coding sequence ATGCTGACTGTACAGCAGGTTTCCAAACGCTTCGGCAGCTTTAGCGCGCTGGAGGACATTAATCTTGAATTTACAAATGGCGTATATGGGCTGCTTGCCCCGAATGGCGCTGGCAAAACAACGCTCATTAAAATGCTCGTCACGCTGCTGTTTCCAAGCGAAGGCGAAATTTTATACAACGGTGAAAATATTATTAAAGCGGATGAGCGCTATCGCGAGCAGCTCGGCTATCTTCCGCAGCAATTCGGCTATTACAAGCACTACAGCCCGCGCAACTATTTGCTGTATATCGCTGCCTTGAAAGGCATGCGCGCAGCAGACGCCAAACCGCGAATTGCCGAGCTACTGAAGCTCGTTGCGCTGGAGGATGTCATGGATAAAAAGATGCGCAAGTTTTCCGGCGGCATGATACAGCGCGTAGGCATTGCACAGGCGATGCTGAATGATCCGCGCATTCTCATCCTTGACGAGCCAACCGCGGGGCTTGATCCGAAGGAGCGCGTCCGTTTCCGCAATATGCTGGCGCAGCTGGCGCGCAATCGCATCGTCATTTTATCGACCCATATCGTCTCTGATGTGGAATCGATTGCCGATGAAATTATTATGATCAAGGACAAGCGGGTGCTGCACAAACGCCCGATCGCGGACATTTGCCGCTTGCTTGCGGGAATGGTATACGAAACGACTGTCGATTATGAGGAAGCTGATCACTTTCGCGGCAACTATTTATCCATCTCGGAGCGGCAGGAGCAAGGAAGGCTAAAAATCCGTTTTATCAGCAGCGGCGAGCCGCAGCCGGATTGGACGATAGCTATTCCCAATTTGGAGGACGTGTTTATTTATATTTACCAGGATGAGGCGCAGGCGGATGAAACGCCATGA
- a CDS encoding glycerol-3-phosphate responsive antiterminator — MQPNTVIPAIRNFKELEQALASPQQILFLLEGELIQLQGIADAVRSAGKKLFLHLDMVKGIKDDEASIHYLAKAIKIDGVISTRTSSLLLAKKHKLAAIQRGFLIDSHSVKTIINTAAHVKPDYIELLPSFAHSMVGKIRQETNTEIILGGFVHTREDLPALFGSGAIAVSSSNAALWKL; from the coding sequence ATGCAGCCGAATACGGTTATTCCAGCGATTCGGAATTTCAAGGAATTAGAGCAGGCGCTGGCCTCGCCGCAGCAGATCTTATTTTTGCTCGAGGGCGAGCTTATACAATTGCAGGGCATCGCGGATGCGGTGAGAAGTGCGGGCAAAAAGCTGTTTTTGCATCTGGATATGGTCAAGGGCATTAAGGACGATGAGGCCTCCATTCATTATTTAGCCAAGGCAATCAAGATTGATGGCGTCATCAGCACAAGAACATCCAGCCTTCTGCTTGCCAAGAAACATAAGCTGGCGGCGATCCAACGCGGATTTCTCATTGATTCGCATTCGGTCAAGACGATTATTAATACGGCGGCGCATGTGAAGCCCGATTACATCGAGCTGCTGCCAAGCTTCGCCCACTCCATGGTCGGCAAAATCAGGCAGGAGACGAATACAGAAATTATTTTGGGCGGCTTTGTGCATACGCGCGAGGATTTGCCCGCCTTGTTCGGCTCTGGGGCCATTGCAGTTTCATCCAGCAATGCGGCGCTTTGGAAATTATAA
- a CDS encoding sigma-70 family RNA polymerase sigma factor: protein MKTEAAWIKQIQKQSSEAAANALVRHYYKEMYSYVYRQTTNKQLSMDLTQDIFIHMLQAIGSYDGGKGSFRSWLYKLATNRIVDYYRSRYYRYDQRTTAMDAELAGDEDFTLEFEQKEQVEAVLQLVNEMDAAAQHIFRLKFFAEYTFADIAPLLHMPESTVKTKYYTMLRKLKYRLGDDHDENR from the coding sequence ATGAAGACGGAAGCAGCATGGATTAAGCAAATTCAAAAGCAATCAAGCGAGGCGGCAGCGAATGCGCTGGTCCGCCATTATTACAAAGAAATGTACAGCTATGTATATAGACAGACGACAAATAAACAGCTGTCCATGGATCTCACACAGGACATCTTTATCCATATGCTGCAGGCGATCGGAAGCTATGATGGAGGCAAGGGTTCCTTCCGCTCATGGCTGTACAAGCTTGCAACGAACCGGATCGTCGACTATTACCGTTCGCGTTATTATCGCTACGATCAACGGACGACAGCGATGGATGCAGAGCTCGCCGGGGATGAGGATTTCACACTGGAATTTGAGCAAAAAGAACAGGTCGAAGCCGTTTTGCAGCTTGTCAATGAGATGGATGCTGCCGCTCAGCATATTTTCCGGCTCAAATTTTTCGCCGAATATACGTTTGCCGACATTGCGCCGCTGCTGCATATGCCGGAGTCGACCGTCAAAACGAAATATTACACTATGCTCAGAAAGCTGAAATACAGATTGGGAGACGATCATGATGAAAACCGATAA
- a CDS encoding ABC transporter ATP-binding protein, producing the protein MTIHPLQIENVSKTIRGKSILQNISLEVRRGEIFGLLGPNGAGKTTLFRLIANLIFPTQGSIYINGINANQNHVLAATYIGAVIETPHMYPFLTAYQNLVHFSLYSQQEPDKNNILEILKVVGLQEAARKKVKTFSLGMKQRLGLAQALLHNPDLILLDEPTNGMDPVGMKEFRDYLHHLTKEQNKTVIISSHLLNEMEMICDRVAFIVDGEVKSIESMQKTENVRQVVTMEIDSTERALEVLHKHERTSNLLKVEESELVFLLLREEISEMLYLLIHHQISVYAVQSKQLSLEDKFMSLTEEASIDKAYKSRAT; encoded by the coding sequence GTGACCATTCATCCATTACAAATCGAAAATGTGAGTAAGACCATTCGAGGAAAAAGCATATTGCAAAATATTTCACTTGAGGTAAGAAGAGGCGAAATTTTCGGATTACTTGGGCCCAATGGAGCAGGTAAAACAACGCTATTTCGCCTAATTGCCAACCTGATATTTCCAACACAAGGCTCCATCTATATAAATGGAATAAATGCTAATCAAAATCATGTTCTCGCCGCAACGTACATCGGGGCTGTCATTGAAACACCGCATATGTACCCTTTTTTGACCGCCTATCAAAATCTGGTTCATTTTTCTCTCTACAGCCAACAGGAACCAGATAAAAACAACATTTTGGAAATTTTAAAAGTCGTCGGCCTGCAAGAAGCTGCAAGAAAAAAAGTGAAAACCTTCTCGCTAGGGATGAAACAACGGCTCGGACTAGCACAGGCACTGCTTCATAATCCCGACCTTATTTTGCTTGATGAGCCAACCAATGGCATGGACCCTGTCGGTATGAAGGAGTTCCGAGATTATCTCCATCATTTGACCAAGGAGCAGAACAAAACCGTCATTATTTCAAGCCATTTGTTAAATGAAATGGAAATGATTTGTGATCGTGTTGCGTTTATAGTGGATGGTGAAGTCAAATCGATTGAATCCATGCAAAAAACAGAAAACGTTAGGCAAGTCGTTACAATGGAGATAGACTCAACCGAACGAGCGTTAGAAGTACTTCATAAGCATGAACGAACGTCGAACTTGCTCAAAGTAGAGGAATCCGAATTGGTTTTCCTGTTGCTTCGCGAAGAAATTTCGGAAATGCTTTATCTCCTTATTCATCATCAGATCAGTGTATATGCTGTTCAAAGCAAACAGTTGAGCCTGGAAGACAAGTTCATGAGCTTGACAGAGGAGGCTTCCATTGATAAGGCTTATAAGAGCAGAGCAACTTAA
- a CDS encoding LytTR family DNA-binding domain-containing protein: protein MNIQLVLNRLIIAKRDQIIYLDLSEIIFIERIGQKTLIHTDTQEINVYVSLKDLMGILPDMFVRSHKSFIVNVFNLKELNFFNRNTYEAYYKNRKTALVSKRVIRQSITLSQVGTQ from the coding sequence ATGAATATTCAACTAGTGCTTAATCGACTGATTATTGCGAAAAGAGATCAGATTATTTACCTTGACCTATCTGAAATTATTTTTATTGAGCGTATTGGACAAAAGACCTTGATACACACGGATACACAGGAAATTAATGTATATGTCTCTTTGAAAGATTTAATGGGCATATTGCCCGATATGTTTGTAAGGTCGCATAAGTCTTTTATAGTAAATGTCTTTAATTTAAAAGAGCTAAATTTTTTCAACCGTAATACATATGAAGCTTACTATAAAAACCGTAAAACCGCTTTAGTAAGTAAACGTGTAATACGACAATCTATTACATTGAGCCAGGTGGGAACTCAGTGA
- a CDS encoding alpha/beta hydrolase has translation MNELLVIDRRLRYRNSSIFYQFMPNPGKQTLLFLHPAFTDHRVFCRQISYFKDGYQVIAVDMPGHGRSQVQGTKVTLKDMPHIVAGILAKHNIAACHVVGVSLGSLAAQAFAERYNERLHSVTIVGGYSIHREHAEIWKEQKLAGLRWLFYFLFSMGRFRRHVTSFSCASSYGRDIFAQGAKLFNRSSIAAMTGLGDFFTKKESPVPYQMLIVYGDQDLKVLLDNARNWHMAETFSQLVLLPGAGHCAQLDAPESFNRILERFITSITC, from the coding sequence ATGAACGAGCTCCTAGTAATTGACCGTCGCCTGCGGTATCGCAATAGCAGCATTTTTTATCAATTCATGCCCAACCCTGGCAAACAAACGCTGCTGTTTCTCCATCCAGCCTTCACGGATCATCGGGTCTTTTGCAGGCAGATAAGCTATTTTAAGGACGGCTACCAGGTGATAGCTGTTGATATGCCAGGGCATGGACGCAGCCAAGTTCAAGGCACCAAAGTGACGTTAAAAGACATGCCGCACATTGTAGCTGGGATTTTAGCTAAGCATAACATTGCCGCCTGCCATGTGGTCGGCGTTTCCCTCGGCTCACTAGCAGCCCAAGCTTTCGCAGAACGTTATAACGAGCGGTTGCATTCTGTTACAATCGTCGGAGGCTACTCCATTCATCGCGAACATGCAGAAATTTGGAAGGAGCAGAAGCTTGCGGGGCTGCGTTGGCTGTTTTATTTTTTATTTTCCATGGGGCGATTTCGCCGCCATGTGACTAGCTTTTCCTGCGCCAGCAGCTATGGCCGGGATATATTTGCCCAAGGCGCGAAGCTGTTTAATCGGAGCTCTATCGCAGCGATGACGGGTCTAGGCGATTTTTTCACGAAGAAAGAGTCGCCCGTCCCCTACCAAATGCTAATCGTATACGGGGATCAAGATTTAAAGGTGCTTTTGGATAACGCGCGCAATTGGCACATGGCAGAAACATTTTCACAGCTCGTGCTGCTGCCCGGTGCCGGCCATTGCGCCCAGCTTGATGCGCCAGAGTCGTTTAATCGCATATTGGAGCGTTTTATCACATCTATAACGTGTTGA
- a CDS encoding SRPBCC domain-containing protein, with the protein MTEQLEIRRELHAPRELVFKVWSEVEHLKKWWGPTGLEISYAKLDFRPGGMFHYKMTAPDGAEMWGRFVFGEIVEPEKIVFVNSFSDKDGNAVRAPFSETFPIEISNTLTFTEQDGKTILTLRGGPVNATEEERQFFIGMFDSMRQGFGGTFDQLEAYLKEVQAG; encoded by the coding sequence ATGACTGAGCAATTGGAAATTAGAAGGGAACTGCATGCGCCGCGCGAGCTTGTATTTAAAGTATGGTCTGAGGTAGAGCATTTGAAAAAGTGGTGGGGACCAACCGGGCTTGAAATTAGCTATGCCAAGCTGGATTTTAGACCGGGCGGCATGTTCCATTACAAGATGACGGCGCCGGATGGTGCTGAAATGTGGGGCAGATTCGTGTTTGGAGAAATTGTAGAGCCGGAAAAAATCGTTTTTGTTAACTCTTTTTCGGACAAGGATGGCAATGCCGTACGTGCCCCTTTCAGCGAAACGTTCCCGATTGAAATTTCCAATACGTTAACATTCACCGAGCAGGATGGCAAAACGATTCTTACCTTGCGCGGAGGACCGGTTAATGCGACGGAGGAAGAACGCCAATTTTTCATTGGCATGTTCGATTCCATGAGACAAGGCTTTGGCGGAACATTCGACCAGCTTGAAGCTTATTTGAAAGAGGTTCAGGCAGGCTAA
- the glpK gene encoding glycerol kinase GlpK: MEKYILALDQGTTSSRAILFNKKGEKVHTAQQEFKQYFPKSGWVEHNANEIWGSILAVIAACLSESGIKTQQIAGIGITNQRETAIVWDRETGVPIYNAVVWQSRQTAEICEQLKAGGHEPLFRSKTGLLIDAYFSGTKVKWILDHVEGAREKAERGELMFGTVDTWLIWRLSGRKVHVTDYSNASRTLMYNINELKWDEELLELLTIPANMLPEVRPSSEVYGYTDEYHFFGCKIPISGIAGDQQAALFGQACYQEGMAKNTYGTGCFMLMNTGEKAVVSEHGLLTTIAWGIDGKVEYALEGSIFVAGSAIQWLRDGLRMLQNATDSEQYAARVDSTEGVYVVPAFVGLGTPYWDSDVRGAVFGLTRGTTKEHFIRATLEALAYQARDVLAAMEADSGLTLKTLRVDGGAVKNDFLMQFQSDILGVPVERPVNAETTALGAAYLAGLAVGFWTSREEIMEQWHKERAFQPAMEEERKEKLYTGWKKAVNAARAFK; this comes from the coding sequence ATGGAAAAATATATATTGGCGCTCGATCAAGGCACGACAAGCTCACGAGCTATTCTTTTTAATAAAAAAGGAGAAAAGGTTCATACAGCCCAGCAGGAGTTTAAGCAGTATTTTCCAAAATCAGGTTGGGTCGAGCACAATGCCAATGAAATTTGGGGCTCTATTTTGGCTGTTATTGCTGCGTGCCTGTCTGAGTCGGGCATTAAAACACAGCAGATTGCTGGAATCGGCATTACGAACCAGCGTGAAACGGCAATTGTGTGGGATCGCGAGACAGGAGTTCCGATTTACAATGCTGTCGTCTGGCAATCCCGCCAAACGGCAGAAATTTGCGAGCAGCTTAAAGCGGGCGGTCACGAGCCTTTGTTCCGCAGCAAGACAGGCTTGCTTATAGATGCTTATTTTTCCGGTACGAAGGTAAAATGGATTCTTGATCATGTGGAGGGTGCGCGTGAGAAGGCTGAGCGTGGCGAGCTTATGTTTGGAACGGTTGATACATGGCTGATCTGGCGTCTGTCTGGACGCAAAGTCCATGTGACGGATTATTCCAATGCATCACGGACACTAATGTATAACATTAACGAGCTAAAATGGGATGAAGAGCTGCTGGAGCTGCTCACCATACCAGCTAATATGCTTCCAGAGGTACGTCCTTCCTCCGAAGTTTACGGCTATACCGATGAATATCATTTCTTCGGCTGTAAAATTCCGATCTCCGGTATTGCAGGCGACCAGCAAGCAGCCTTGTTCGGTCAAGCCTGCTACCAGGAAGGCATGGCTAAAAATACGTATGGAACCGGCTGCTTCATGCTGATGAACACCGGAGAAAAAGCCGTTGTTTCCGAGCATGGCTTGCTGACCACGATCGCTTGGGGGATAGATGGAAAAGTTGAATATGCACTGGAGGGCAGTATTTTTGTTGCGGGCTCTGCTATTCAATGGCTGCGGGATGGTCTTCGCATGCTGCAAAATGCGACGGATAGCGAGCAGTACGCAGCACGAGTCGATTCAACGGAAGGCGTCTATGTCGTTCCAGCGTTTGTTGGACTCGGTACGCCTTATTGGGACAGCGACGTGCGCGGTGCGGTATTCGGGCTGACACGCGGCACGACCAAGGAGCATTTTATTAGAGCGACGCTGGAGGCGCTCGCTTATCAGGCGCGCGATGTGCTTGCCGCTATGGAGGCTGATTCAGGGCTGACGCTCAAAACGCTGCGCGTCGATGGCGGAGCTGTGAAAAATGACTTCCTGATGCAATTCCAAAGCGATATTCTTGGCGTTCCGGTCGAACGACCGGTTAATGCAGAAACGACGGCACTTGGCGCAGCCTATTTAGCTGGACTCGCCGTAGGCTTCTGGACCAGCCGCGAGGAAATTATGGAGCAGTGGCACAAGGAGCGGGCTTTCCAGCCGGCCATGGAGGAAGAACGTAAAGAAAAGCTCTATACCGGCTGGAAAAAAGCAGTGAACGCTGCGAGGGCGTTTAAATAA
- a CDS encoding sugar ABC transporter permease, with protein MYLLKKPWLAILLSFIYPGLGHLYLGYVKKGIVLLVVEFISILLISVVVGIFLYPIIWIYSIVNAYQLSTKSQVAS; from the coding sequence GTGTATTTGTTGAAAAAACCATGGCTAGCTATATTACTTTCTTTTATTTATCCGGGTCTCGGCCATTTATATTTAGGATATGTCAAAAAGGGAATTGTTTTGCTTGTTGTAGAATTTATTTCTATTCTTCTTATTTCAGTCGTTGTCGGAATTTTTTTATACCCTATTATCTGGATTTATAGCATTGTTAATGCTTATCAATTATCCACAAAATCGCAAGTGGCTTCATAG
- a CDS encoding ABC transporter permease subunit, with product MRSVIWRYELRKALLSPVLLALLGLFIAFNLLLIVQQLHKRPDMTVLNAMAEQFGVQITDQMQAKLERYDQQQLAEMNALTKERAGKIYAQADDFFIYDNFNEVVYEQPGLFLEQEIARFHRLSLVQHYAARMQSIDEAYAKLDTSQLAKGQIQLHGLSGQAAEVLKERYAGLDTRLQQLEASGEHKHLFFDGQVYGTHSMLFKSLFRTLLFELMIIAVLLSVFLSKNEFEQHTHLLFYSSKHGRKLQTDKLLAALASTAVFTTIVVGITLSVYFLTFSYKGLWEVPISSFFTWEPGMIFPFLTWRNLTFGEYFGCAVALMYGLQLIFAALAFVLGSFIRSSYLVYGSFAVLFGSLLLLGRVVPASSELLFYASFTPFHLMLNPHIWFTAGGAFNMIRDWEWMTAGGWAVVLTVLCYTCLKQFKRQNIH from the coding sequence ATGAGGTCAGTCATCTGGCGATATGAGCTAAGAAAAGCGCTGCTGTCCCCCGTCCTTTTAGCGCTGCTAGGTCTCTTCATCGCGTTCAATTTGCTGCTCATTGTCCAGCAGCTTCATAAACGACCGGATATGACCGTGTTGAATGCAATGGCAGAACAGTTTGGCGTACAGATAACCGATCAGATGCAGGCCAAGCTTGAGCGTTATGATCAGCAGCAGCTCGCGGAAATGAACGCGCTGACCAAGGAACGTGCGGGAAAAATATATGCACAGGCCGATGATTTCTTCATCTATGATAATTTCAACGAGGTCGTTTATGAGCAGCCGGGCCTATTTCTGGAGCAGGAAATTGCCCGCTTTCATCGGCTGAGCCTTGTGCAGCATTATGCTGCGAGAATGCAGAGCATCGATGAAGCCTATGCCAAGCTGGATACGAGCCAGTTGGCTAAAGGCCAAATTCAATTGCACGGCCTTAGCGGGCAAGCTGCCGAAGTCTTGAAAGAGCGTTATGCCGGGCTGGACACACGGCTGCAGCAGCTTGAGGCAAGCGGCGAACATAAGCATTTATTTTTCGATGGCCAGGTGTATGGCACACATTCCATGTTATTTAAAAGCCTGTTTCGAACGCTGCTGTTCGAGCTTATGATTATAGCGGTGCTCCTTTCCGTCTTTTTGAGTAAAAATGAATTTGAGCAGCATACGCATTTATTGTTTTATTCATCCAAGCATGGGCGAAAGCTGCAAACAGACAAGCTGCTTGCCGCGCTTGCTTCTACAGCAGTATTCACAACTATAGTGGTTGGGATTACCCTTTCCGTCTACTTTCTCACATTCAGCTACAAGGGACTGTGGGAGGTGCCGATCAGCAGCTTTTTCACTTGGGAGCCCGGCATGATCTTTCCGTTTCTGACCTGGCGCAATCTTACGTTCGGCGAGTATTTTGGCTGCGCTGTAGCACTTATGTATGGGCTTCAGCTGATTTTCGCTGCCTTGGCCTTTGTACTCGGCTCTTTTATCCGCAGCAGCTACCTTGTATATGGAAGCTTTGCCGTGCTATTCGGCAGCCTGCTGCTGCTAGGAAGAGTCGTACCCGCGAGCTCGGAGCTGTTATTTTATGCGAGCTTTACTCCATTTCACCTCATGCTCAATCCACATATATGGTTCACAGCAGGCGGTGCGTTCAATATGATCCGAGATTGGGAATGGATGACCGCAGGCGGCTGGGCCGTTGTGCTGACTGTTCTCTGTTACACATGCCTAAAGCAATTTAAACGCCAAAATATTCATTAA
- a CDS encoding metalloregulator ArsR/SmtB family transcription factor, translated as MKAMTFSALAEPNRLSIVELLRDGPLPVGAIAQQLELNQPQTSKHLRVLSDAGLVEVQPAANKRIYKLRPQSLQQLNEWSETFRSMWEQRFDNLDAYLKELQKQEAAQAQQPMTNLKTEDEHD; from the coding sequence ATGAAAGCGATGACCTTCAGCGCTTTAGCCGAGCCGAACCGCCTAAGTATCGTGGAGCTTCTGCGTGACGGGCCGCTGCCCGTAGGCGCTATTGCCCAGCAGCTGGAACTGAACCAGCCCCAGACGTCGAAGCATCTTCGCGTGCTCAGTGACGCGGGACTGGTGGAGGTGCAGCCGGCTGCCAATAAGCGAATTTACAAGCTGCGACCACAATCTTTACAGCAATTAAATGAATGGTCGGAGACGTTCCGCAGTATGTGGGAGCAGCGCTTCGACAATTTGGATGCTTATTTGAAGGAGCTTCAGAAGCAAGAGGCAGCACAAGCACAGCAGCCGATGACTAATCTAAAGACGGAGGATGAACATGACTGA